CGCTGATGGATGAAGAGGTGTTCTTCGAGCGGCTTGCAAGTGAACACCGTAAACTGTATGCGCTCGCGTACAGCTATCTGCGCTCAGAAGCAGATGCCCTGGAAGCGGTGCAGGAAGCCTCGTGCCGGGCCTGGATGAAGCGTAAACAGCTTAAGAACGAGCAGGCCTTCACACCGTGGCTACTCCGGATTACCATCAACTGCTGCATGGATGAGTTAAGGCGTAAAAAACGCGTCGTGCTGGCGGAGAAGCTGGATGAGAAGGAGACCCAGGAGATGAGGAGCAGCGACCGTCTCGATCTGGAGCGGGCGATGAGCCGGATCAAGCCGAAATACCGGCATGCCGTGATGCTCAAGTATTACCAGGATATGACGACCACTGAAATTGCCAAGGTACTGAATAAGCCCGAAGGCACGATCAAAACCTGGCTGCGTGAAGGACTTAGGCTGTTACGGAACTATTTGTGAGCAAATCGGAGGTGACAGAAATGTTGGAAAAAGAAGAGCGTGTCCTGAAACAGGATGCCCATGAGGTCCATCTTCATGCAGAGGAGATTCAGGAATTGAAAATTTATAATGCTATGCGCAGTGGAATGACGCAAGGGAAAAAACGCAGCAAACGGCGTTTCTATTCCTATGGGGCCGGCGCCGTATTAGCCGCGGCCGCAGCCATTTTTGTGCTTGTCTCATCTATCGGCTTGCCATCTGGAGGTATAGACGATTCCGGCCTCAGCGGTTCAGTGCAGGCGGCCAGCACCAAAAGCTGGAATAATTTTGCGGACTATCGCAAGCATCGCTTAAATAACGCGCTGGTTGGCGACATCCTGGAACGAAATCTGGTCATACCGGTCCGTCAAAGCGCAACAAACAATGGGTACCGTATGGATGTGGATGGCGCCGTCACGGATGGCCGTAAAGTGTATATCCTGTTCAGCGTGCACAACGATACGGATCAAGAAGTTAATCCTGGGCATACGAAATTTCAATTCGGTGATTTCGAGGTTCCAGATCCACATCGGGGCGCAGTCCTGGAAATGGCGTACGATAGCGACTCCCGGATTCAGCCAGGCGGGAGCAAAGATTTTATTTATTCCACTAATTATCCGGCTTCCATCACTGATTCCAAGGAGGTGAAGTTCACTTTAATTCTCACCGGAACGTCCAACCAAGCACTCGCTTCCAGCAGCAACAAGTATCGGACCAGCCTTGAGGTATCGTTCGGGCTTGATCCGTACAGATTCAAAGACCAGGAGCACACATTGCCTGTGAATCGCACGCTTACCGTGGATGGGCAAAAGATCAAAGTGCGCCAAGTACAGTATACTCCGTTCAATACTTATGTCGATCTGGAGTATGACAAGGCGAACACCAAACAGATTTTCAGCCTGCTGAATCCTGTTCTGACCGCAACAACCGGGAGTCAAACCGAGAAATTAGTTTATCCGGGCAGAATCATGGCCGATAATTCCGAGGTGTACAAAGACACCTCGCAGGCCACGCTGGTGTTCAGGCATACCGAGCTTAACCAGCCGGACTCCACCACGCTAAAGATTGCCGGTATCTCGGCGCTGGAGCCGGACCGTATGAAATTTGTGGTCGATCTGAACAAGCAGCAGGTGATTGAAGCACCGGCAAACGACTGGGAAATGGTCACATCCAAGGAAAAACATCATGCAACAGCGGCAGAGATTCTGCTCCGGCGTAAGGTGACCCATCTGTCTTATTTCACCGATTCGCAAGGGGCGGTACAGGCGGAGAACATCGGCGCACAACTGGCTGACAAATTCACCGATGCGAACGGCCAAGTGCATAATAGAACGAATCGGGAAACGCCACTAATCGACTTCGGCGGCACCATGATCTCTAGAGATGGTACGGGAACCAGTGAGATTAGTTTATCTTTTGACAGTCAAGCTGCAGATTATCCGCAGCCGCTTACCCTATCGGTAGAGCGTATCTGGAATCCAATTGTGGAGACACACAGCATTGAGCTGTTCGCGAAGAAATAGAAGCTTGCCGCAAACAGCAAGAAGCCCCGCCCAGCCGACAGGCTTGCGGGGCTTCTCCCTTTCTTAAGCCCTTTTGCAGCAGTATAAGCGTTCCACTGCCCTAATTAATCTTGGTCAGCTGCCACTTCTGCGCATCGGTTCCGTTATCTGTCCATTGCTGCACGACCGCTCCGTCTGCTGTTGAGGAGTTCGAGACATCCATAGCCAGCCCGCTGGCTTTGGAGATCAGCTTATAATATCCGCCGCCCACATCGATGATGCTCCACCGCTGGGCATTGCTTCCATTGTCATTCGCTTGCTGAAGCTGGACTCCGCTTGCCGTGGAGGCATTCGGCACATCCAGCAGCTTTCCGCTATGCATCGCTGTAAGCTTGTAGAAGCCGTCTCCCGTGCTCTCCACTCTGAATTGCTGATTGGCCGCGGTATAATTGGTCCACTGATGCACTTTGGCCCCGTCTGCCGTAGAGACATCCGCCACATCCAGTACTTTGCCGCTCGCCTTGTTCATCAAGGTGTAGACTCCCCCACTGACAATGCCGCTCGAAGGCGCACCTGCCTGATATAACCTCACATAATCCACAAGCATCTGTGCCGGGAAGGGGGTGGACCCGTTCGGAGCGCCCGGCCAGTTGCCGCCTACCGCGAGGTTCAGCAGCAGGAAGAACGGCTTCTGGAACTCCTCTGTATTGCCGGTTCCGTTCTCAATATAGAATTCATTGAACTGGTTGCCGTCCACGAACCATCTGATGTACTTCGAATCCCATTCCACACTGTATACATGGTATTGGGAGAAGTCCAGATTACCGGATACCCTTCCGAATTCGGCATGGCCGCCTGCATCCCAGTGCACCGTGCCGTTAACGGCTGCGTTATTGTTCACCCGCTCCATAATATCGATCTCTCCGCAGGCCGGCCAGCCGGGCGGGGTGTTGATATTGGAGCCGAGCATCCAGAACGCAGGCCATAAT
The sequence above is a segment of the Paenibacillus sp. FSL R7-0204 genome. Coding sequences within it:
- a CDS encoding DUF4179 domain-containing protein gives rise to the protein MLEKEERVLKQDAHEVHLHAEEIQELKIYNAMRSGMTQGKKRSKRRFYSYGAGAVLAAAAAIFVLVSSIGLPSGGIDDSGLSGSVQAASTKSWNNFADYRKHRLNNALVGDILERNLVIPVRQSATNNGYRMDVDGAVTDGRKVYILFSVHNDTDQEVNPGHTKFQFGDFEVPDPHRGAVLEMAYDSDSRIQPGGSKDFIYSTNYPASITDSKEVKFTLILTGTSNQALASSSNKYRTSLEVSFGLDPYRFKDQEHTLPVNRTLTVDGQKIKVRQVQYTPFNTYVDLEYDKANTKQIFSLLNPVLTATTGSQTEKLVYPGRIMADNSEVYKDTSQATLVFRHTELNQPDSTTLKIAGISALEPDRMKFVVDLNKQQVIEAPANDWEMVTSKEKHHATAAEILLRRKVTHLSYFTDSQGAVQAENIGAQLADKFTDANGQVHNRTNRETPLIDFGGTMISRDGTGTSEISLSFDSQAADYPQPLTLSVERIWNPIVETHSIELFAKK
- a CDS encoding RICIN domain-containing protein: MLKRGKFLSLFMLFTLFIALVPAGSASAATWNLAWSDEFDGSSLNTANWTAETGTGSGGWGNNELQYYTNRSQNLKVTGGNLVITAQKESYEGMNYTSARIKTQGLKNFTYGKIEARIKLPSGQGLWPAFWMLGSNINTPPGWPACGEIDIMERVNNNAAVNGTVHWDAGGHAEFGRVSGNLDFSQYHVYSVEWDSKYIRWFVDGNQFNEFYIENGTGNTEEFQKPFFLLLNLAVGGNWPGAPNGSTPFPAQMLVDYVRLYQAGAPSSGIVSGGVYTLMNKASGKVLDVADVSTADGAKVHQWTNYTAANQQFRVESTGDGFYKLTAMHSGKLLDVPNASTASGVQLQQANDNGSNAQRWSIIDVGGGYYKLISKASGLAMDVSNSSTADGAVVQQWTDNGTDAQKWQLTKIN
- a CDS encoding sigma-70 family RNA polymerase sigma factor; protein product: MKKANTADLALMDEEVFFERLASEHRKLYALAYSYLRSEADALEAVQEASCRAWMKRKQLKNEQAFTPWLLRITINCCMDELRRKKRVVLAEKLDEKETQEMRSSDRLDLERAMSRIKPKYRHAVMLKYYQDMTTTEIAKVLNKPEGTIKTWLREGLRLLRNYL